In one window of Streptomyces sp. NBC_01224 DNA:
- a CDS encoding prolyl oligopeptidase family serine peptidase, whose protein sequence is MNSSPPPYPPARTVDAFEDVAGVRVPDPYRWLEPETDEVQRWQRRQAELATSTAYDGQDPAAVRKLIETYDAGSRPALPRFAAGRWFRAVNAPGAAAPSVVVADRPFGAGRPVVDLTAFGDGQNPAFLSWLAPSPNGRVLALGVCTDGSEHNTVRLIEVDSGRVLDGAPRQVLHSAWAGGVSWLPDSSGFFFLALTGSPHEFRQAVYRHRLATRDSAGSTVVEPIPVGEGSQEYTLVQFSADGRWVVASHRVGSPVPVAVRDLSRPATPWRPFVTDCAGTVAGHIVGDRYIAVTDVAAPRGRVVALPLDAADPNDPASWTELVPEGETVLRSLSPVGDHLYLSEFDRTCARVRILDRSGAVTGEVPLPGQGALSAPFFALTGLAVGSPPDDFVFAFSTLTSSWGVYRHRPGEADIETLSAPAVTLDADVTFERAVALDGVEIPYHVVRPAGSDPTQPAPTLISAYGAANVPLLPQYQPEMAAFVAAGGVLVQAHLRGGGEFGRDWYLAAHRERKHVRDRDLIAVAEHLIATGLTTPERLALTGGSDGGLMCGVALTTRPELWCAVLPMAPLLDLIGGTRDPYLDFVIRKAWADPDDPAEVRRLLRLSPYQLVGPGVFPAIYLQAGATDPRCPPWHARKFAARLQAAQEGNAPILLHVFDNAGHGAATSYEVATAQDAEWLAFLIRALGLGRQEASG, encoded by the coding sequence GTGAACAGCAGCCCTCCGCCGTATCCGCCCGCGCGGACCGTCGACGCCTTCGAGGACGTCGCGGGCGTCCGGGTGCCGGACCCGTACCGGTGGCTGGAGCCGGAGACCGACGAAGTACAGCGGTGGCAGCGCCGACAGGCCGAACTCGCCACTTCGACCGCCTACGACGGGCAGGACCCTGCGGCCGTACGGAAGCTGATCGAGACCTACGATGCCGGGTCCCGCCCGGCACTGCCGAGGTTCGCGGCGGGCCGCTGGTTCCGCGCCGTGAACGCACCCGGTGCGGCGGCGCCCAGCGTGGTCGTCGCCGACCGGCCGTTCGGCGCGGGCCGACCGGTGGTCGACCTGACCGCCTTCGGCGACGGGCAGAACCCCGCGTTCCTGTCGTGGCTCGCGCCGTCGCCGAACGGTCGCGTCCTGGCCCTGGGCGTCTGCACCGACGGCAGCGAGCACAACACGGTCCGGCTCATCGAGGTGGACTCGGGGCGCGTACTGGACGGCGCGCCACGGCAGGTCCTGCACAGCGCGTGGGCCGGTGGCGTGTCGTGGCTGCCCGACAGCAGCGGCTTCTTCTTCCTCGCCCTGACCGGTTCGCCGCATGAGTTCCGGCAGGCCGTGTACCGTCACCGGCTCGCCACGCGGGACAGCGCGGGCAGCACCGTGGTGGAACCGATCCCGGTCGGTGAGGGCTCCCAGGAGTACACACTCGTGCAGTTCTCGGCCGACGGCCGCTGGGTCGTCGCAAGTCACCGGGTGGGCAGTCCTGTTCCGGTCGCCGTACGCGATCTGTCCCGGCCCGCCACCCCCTGGCGTCCCTTCGTCACCGACTGCGCCGGGACCGTCGCCGGACACATCGTCGGCGACCGCTACATCGCGGTGACCGATGTAGCGGCACCACGCGGGCGCGTGGTTGCGCTCCCGCTGGACGCCGCCGATCCCAACGACCCTGCCTCGTGGACGGAGTTGGTGCCCGAGGGCGAGACGGTGCTGCGCTCCTTGTCTCCGGTCGGTGACCATCTGTACCTCAGTGAGTTCGACCGGACGTGCGCCCGGGTACGGATCCTCGACCGCTCCGGCGCCGTCACCGGGGAGGTTCCGCTGCCCGGGCAGGGGGCGCTCTCCGCACCTTTCTTCGCCCTGACCGGCCTGGCCGTGGGCTCTCCCCCGGACGACTTCGTCTTCGCCTTCTCCACCCTGACCAGCTCCTGGGGCGTCTATCGGCACCGTCCGGGAGAGGCGGACATCGAGACGCTGTCGGCCCCGGCGGTCACCCTCGACGCCGACGTGACGTTCGAGCGGGCCGTCGCACTCGACGGCGTGGAGATCCCTTACCACGTGGTGCGACCGGCGGGCAGCGACCCGACGCAGCCCGCGCCCACGCTGATCTCCGCGTACGGAGCGGCGAACGTGCCTCTGCTGCCGCAGTACCAGCCCGAGATGGCCGCCTTCGTCGCGGCCGGCGGCGTGCTCGTACAGGCGCATCTGCGCGGGGGCGGCGAGTTCGGCCGCGACTGGTACCTGGCCGCGCACCGGGAACGCAAGCACGTGCGCGACCGTGACCTCATCGCCGTCGCCGAGCACCTCATCGCCACAGGGCTCACCACACCCGAGCGGCTCGCGCTGACCGGTGGCTCCGACGGCGGTCTCATGTGCGGGGTCGCCCTCACGACGCGCCCCGAGCTGTGGTGTGCCGTGCTGCCGATGGCGCCGCTCCTCGACCTCATCGGGGGCACCCGCGATCCCTATCTGGACTTCGTCATCCGCAAGGCGTGGGCGGATCCGGACGATCCTGCGGAAGTACGGCGGCTGCTGCGGCTCTCGCCCTACCAGTTGGTCGGGCCCGGCGTCTTCCCGGCGATCTATCTTCAGGCCGGGGCGACCGATCCGCGCTGTCCTCCCTGGCATGCGCGCAAGTTCGCCGCCCGCCTGCAGGCGGCACAGGAAGGGAACGCGCCGATCCTCCTGCACGTCTTCGACAACGCCGGGCATGGCGCGGCGACGTCGTACGAGGTCGCGACCGCACAGGACGCAGAGTGGCTGGCCTTTCTGATCAGGGCACTCGGTCTGGGCCGTCAGGAAGCTTCCGGATGA
- a CDS encoding PucR family transcriptional regulator, whose product MLIPVTSLPRASLARVLEELGSTLLDVVCGDIERADGIGGVVIHDPLDEPELPDNALVLGVALHDLSDIARVVTRLGQRGAAALVVRAPLTADEALIDAAEASGVAVLSFARGASWTHLAGMLRTLTTDSNRHAMDGHTADRIESGDLFAVANAIAALLDAPVTIEDRNSRLLAFSSRQEDIDPSRVQTILGRQVPEHYTRILEERGVFQAIYRSDRPVFVASLPESGDTTQPPELPRAAIAVRAGDEILGAIWVVVAEPLSEDRSEALYEASKLVAMHMVWQRADADMERRQRAELLATALESGPGSPEAIRRLGLKDEPAVVLALTVVDAANEHRLPARTATERKRLADAFAMHLAAVHPRATAALIGDIAYGILPLLPQNRHDAEERAARIATEFLARVGSRLRPVIGVGPYAEDSAALARSRTGAERASRVLRSGTAGQPVARLDDVHVEALLLELADLVPRGDLPSGVVARVIAYDEIHETNLAETLRSWLDAFGDVATAAASMFVHPNTFRYRLRRAAEVGRIDLNDPSARLSAMLQLHLMSLRSAPDGG is encoded by the coding sequence GTGCTCATTCCCGTGACCAGCCTTCCGCGAGCGAGCCTCGCGCGTGTCCTGGAGGAACTCGGTTCCACCCTGCTCGACGTGGTCTGCGGTGACATAGAACGCGCCGACGGCATCGGCGGCGTCGTCATCCACGACCCACTCGACGAGCCGGAACTCCCGGACAACGCACTGGTACTGGGCGTAGCCCTGCACGACCTCTCCGATATCGCCCGAGTCGTCACCCGACTGGGGCAGCGTGGCGCCGCCGCCCTGGTGGTACGCGCGCCCCTCACCGCCGACGAGGCGCTGATCGATGCGGCCGAGGCGTCGGGCGTGGCCGTGCTCTCCTTCGCCCGCGGCGCCTCCTGGACGCACCTGGCGGGGATGCTCCGGACGCTGACGACCGACAGCAACCGGCATGCCATGGATGGTCACACGGCCGACCGGATCGAATCCGGCGACCTCTTCGCGGTCGCCAACGCGATTGCCGCGCTGCTGGACGCGCCCGTCACCATCGAGGACCGCAATTCGCGCCTGCTGGCTTTCTCCAGCCGGCAGGAGGACATCGACCCCTCGCGGGTCCAGACGATCCTGGGCCGGCAGGTCCCCGAGCACTACACACGCATCCTTGAGGAACGCGGGGTGTTCCAGGCGATCTACCGCAGCGACCGCCCCGTCTTCGTCGCGTCTCTCCCCGAGTCGGGCGACACGACACAGCCGCCCGAACTGCCGCGCGCGGCGATCGCCGTGCGCGCCGGGGACGAGATCCTCGGCGCGATCTGGGTGGTCGTCGCCGAGCCGCTGAGCGAGGACCGTAGCGAAGCGCTCTACGAGGCGTCCAAGCTGGTCGCGATGCACATGGTGTGGCAGCGCGCGGACGCGGACATGGAAAGGCGGCAGCGCGCGGAGCTGCTGGCCACCGCACTGGAGAGCGGCCCTGGATCACCCGAGGCGATCCGCCGCCTCGGCCTGAAGGACGAGCCCGCCGTCGTTCTCGCACTCACCGTCGTCGACGCGGCGAATGAACACCGGCTGCCCGCCCGTACCGCCACCGAACGCAAACGCCTCGCTGACGCGTTCGCCATGCATCTGGCCGCGGTGCACCCGCGCGCCACCGCGGCGCTGATCGGCGACATCGCGTACGGCATCCTGCCCCTTCTTCCGCAGAACCGGCACGACGCCGAGGAACGGGCGGCCCGCATCGCCACCGAGTTCCTGGCCCGCGTGGGCTCCCGGCTGCGCCCCGTGATCGGCGTAGGGCCGTACGCCGAGGACAGTGCGGCGCTGGCCCGGTCGCGTACCGGAGCCGAACGGGCGTCGCGCGTCCTGCGGTCGGGAACCGCCGGGCAGCCGGTCGCCCGCCTGGACGACGTCCACGTCGAGGCACTGCTGCTGGAGCTCGCCGACCTCGTCCCGCGCGGGGACCTGCCCAGCGGCGTCGTCGCACGCGTCATCGCCTACGACGAGATCCACGAGACCAACCTGGCCGAGACGCTGCGGAGTTGGCTAGACGCCTTCGGCGATGTCGCCACGGCCGCCGCCTCGATGTTCGTGCACCCCAACACGTTCCGCTACCGGCTTCGGCGCGCGGCGGAGGTCGGCCGGATCGACCTCAATGATCCGTCCGCACGTCTCTCGGCCATGCTGCAGCTGCACCTGATGTCGCTCAGGTCCGCCCCGGACGGCGGATGA